The proteins below come from a single Verrucomicrobiota bacterium genomic window:
- a CDS encoding restriction endonuclease subunit S — protein sequence MKLPAYPRTKPSGVEWLDDVPVHWAVKRLKMAAYLTDKKVEADEENPVPYIGMENIESWTGRLLPINPDVVPTGTANAFKAGHTLFGKLRPYLAKACNPDFDGLCSTELLVLNGVEFDRVSLRYALLSDGFIKLVDSSTYGSKMPRASWDFIGNCVLPIAPPAEQRSIAAFLDRETGRIDRLVAKKRELIERLKEKRTAVISRTVPRGLPPAAAKVASLPINPPLKPSGLDWLGDIPKHWEVKKLQYLFRFTSGGTPPTETPEYWGGDLPWVSPKDMKSFRITDTIDHITELALTETTTTSVPPETMLLVARSGILRHSIPVGITTKRMTINQDIKGVIPIKKSVSPYYFAWFVEGHQPEQLAIAAYLDKETAKLDALVGKVESAVERLLEYRTALITAAVTGKIDVRGVNAAPCESISSIPSIPSIPSIPSIPSIKPGPGTPPRNKN from the coding sequence ATGAAGCTTCCAGCTTACCCGCGCACCAAACCCAGCGGCGTCGAATGGCTCGACGACGTCCCGGTGCATTGGGCGGTGAAGCGGCTCAAGATGGCTGCGTATTTGACGGACAAGAAAGTTGAAGCCGACGAAGAGAATCCAGTTCCCTACATCGGGATGGAGAACATTGAGTCTTGGACGGGGCGGCTTTTGCCCATCAACCCAGACGTCGTTCCCACTGGCACGGCCAACGCATTCAAGGCTGGGCACACGCTCTTCGGGAAACTGCGGCCCTACTTGGCAAAGGCGTGCAACCCGGACTTCGACGGACTCTGCTCCACCGAGTTACTCGTGCTCAATGGCGTCGAGTTCGACCGCGTCTCTCTTCGCTACGCCCTGCTCAGTGACGGCTTTATCAAGCTCGTAGATTCGTCCACCTACGGCTCGAAAATGCCGCGAGCCAGTTGGGATTTCATCGGCAACTGCGTGCTGCCAATCGCGCCTCCCGCCGAGCAGCGTTCCATCGCAGCATTTCTGGACCGGGAGACGGGACGAATTGACCGGCTGGTGGCGAAGAAGCGGGAATTGATCGAGCGACTGAAAGAGAAGCGCACCGCGGTCATCTCCCGCACCGTCCCTCGCGGCCTGCCCCCTGCCGCCGCCAAAGTCGCCAGCCTCCCCATAAACCCGCCCCTCAAACCCTCCGGCCTCGACTGGCTCGGCGACATCCCAAAGCATTGGGAGGTGAAAAAATTACAATACCTATTCCGTTTTACAAGCGGCGGTACCCCTCCGACGGAGACGCCTGAATATTGGGGTGGTGACCTTCCCTGGGTTTCTCCAAAGGACATGAAATCTTTCCGAATCACTGACACTATTGATCATATTACCGAACTCGCCTTAACAGAAACCACAACCACATCAGTGCCGCCAGAGACTATGCTGCTTGTCGCTCGGTCAGGCATCTTGCGCCACAGCATCCCCGTAGGGATCACGACAAAACGAATGACGATTAATCAGGACATCAAAGGTGTCATTCCTATTAAAAAGTCCGTGTCACCCTACTATTTTGCTTGGTTTGTCGAAGGGCATCAGCCCGAACAACTCGCCATCGCCGCATATCTGGACAAGGAGACGGCGAAACTCGATGCACTGGTGGGGAAGGTGGAGTCGGCGGTGGAGCGTCTGCTGGAATACCGCACCGCCCTCATCACCGCCGCCGTCACCGGGAAAATTGACGTGCGCGGAGTGAACGCGGCACCCTGT